A genomic region of Catalinimonas niigatensis contains the following coding sequences:
- a CDS encoding fumarate reductase/succinate dehydrogenase flavoprotein subunit, giving the protein MNLDSKVPEGAISEKWTKHKFNLKLVNPANKRKYDIIVVGTGLAGASAAASLAELGYNVKAFCFQDSPRRAHSIAAQGGINAAKNYQNDGDSVFRLFYDTVKGGDYRSREANVYRLAEVSVNIIDQCVAQGVPFAREYGGLLANRSFGGAQVSRTFYARGQTGQQLLLGAYGALSRQIANGKVKMYSRTEMLDLVMVDGKARGIVVRNLLTGEIESHSGHAVILATGGYGNVFFLSTNAMGSNATAAWRAHKKGALFANPCYTQIHPTCIPVSGEYQSKLTLMSESLRNDGRVWVPKKKGDDRAPKDIPENERDYYLERKYPSFGNLVPRDVASRNAKAVCDEGRGVGKTGLAVYLDFADAIKRDGESLISAKYGNLFEMYEKITGDDPYKTPMMIYPAVHYTMGGLWVDYNLMTNIPGLYSLGECNFSDHGANRLGASALMQGLADGYFVIPYTIGDYLAGISYDKIPTTHEAFKTAENQVKERVKKLISIKGTQTVDQLHKKLGRVMWDKCGMSRTEEGLKEAREEVKKIKQEFWNDVKVLGTDEELNQTLEKASRLADFIELGALMIEDALNRNESAGGHFREEYQTPEGEAKRDDENYSYVAAWGYEGDNVAEKLHKESLVFENVKLTQRSYK; this is encoded by the coding sequence ATGAATTTAGATTCCAAAGTTCCTGAAGGCGCCATTTCCGAAAAATGGACCAAGCATAAATTTAACCTTAAGTTAGTAAACCCAGCTAATAAGCGAAAATATGATATTATCGTTGTAGGCACCGGCTTGGCAGGAGCATCTGCCGCAGCATCCCTGGCAGAGCTTGGCTATAATGTCAAAGCTTTTTGTTTTCAGGACAGTCCCCGAAGAGCGCATAGTATTGCTGCCCAGGGAGGAATCAATGCGGCTAAAAATTACCAGAATGATGGTGATAGTGTATTCAGACTATTTTATGACACGGTGAAAGGGGGGGACTATCGTTCAAGAGAAGCCAATGTTTACCGCCTTGCTGAAGTGAGCGTAAATATCATTGATCAGTGTGTAGCCCAGGGTGTTCCTTTTGCCAGAGAATATGGGGGATTATTGGCCAACCGATCTTTTGGAGGAGCACAGGTTTCACGAACTTTCTATGCCCGCGGTCAGACCGGCCAGCAATTGCTTTTGGGCGCATATGGTGCTTTAAGCCGTCAAATTGCCAATGGTAAAGTAAAAATGTATTCTCGTACCGAAATGCTTGATCTTGTCATGGTAGATGGTAAAGCCAGAGGTATCGTGGTTAGGAATTTGCTTACAGGTGAGATTGAATCCCATAGTGGACATGCTGTAATATTGGCTACAGGAGGGTATGGGAATGTATTTTTTCTTTCTACCAATGCAATGGGGAGTAATGCTACTGCTGCCTGGAGAGCACATAAAAAAGGAGCATTGTTTGCCAACCCCTGCTATACGCAGATTCACCCTACCTGTATTCCGGTATCAGGAGAATATCAGTCCAAGCTTACCCTGATGTCTGAGTCGCTGAGAAATGACGGGCGGGTTTGGGTTCCTAAGAAAAAAGGCGACGATCGTGCGCCGAAAGATATCCCTGAAAACGAGAGAGATTATTATCTGGAAAGAAAATATCCTTCATTTGGTAACCTAGTACCTCGTGATGTGGCATCACGTAACGCAAAAGCAGTATGTGATGAAGGTCGTGGTGTAGGTAAGACTGGTTTAGCAGTATATCTTGATTTTGCTGACGCAATCAAGAGGGATGGAGAGAGTTTGATTTCTGCCAAGTATGGTAATCTTTTTGAGATGTACGAAAAGATTACCGGTGACGATCCTTACAAAACACCTATGATGATTTACCCCGCAGTGCATTATACCATGGGAGGCCTTTGGGTGGACTATAATTTGATGACCAATATACCAGGCTTGTACTCCTTGGGCGAGTGCAATTTTTCAGATCATGGAGCCAATCGCTTGGGTGCCAGTGCGTTGATGCAAGGCCTTGCTGATGGTTACTTTGTCATTCCTTATACTATAGGAGATTATCTGGCTGGAATATCATATGATAAAATACCTACCACTCATGAAGCATTCAAAACGGCTGAAAATCAGGTAAAAGAACGTGTTAAAAAGTTAATCAGCATCAAAGGAACACAGACGGTTGACCAGTTGCATAAAAAACTAGGCAGGGTAATGTGGGACAAATGTGGAATGTCTCGTACTGAAGAAGGCTTGAAAGAAGCCAGAGAAGAGGTTAAGAAGATTAAGCAAGAGTTTTGGAATGATGTGAAAGTGCTAGGAACAGATGAAGAGCTTAATCAGACACTGGAAAAGGCCAGCAGATTGGCTGATTTTATAGAGCTAGGTGCTTTGATGATTGAAGATGCGTTGAATCGTAATGAGTCAGCTGGTGGACATTTTAGGGAAGAATATCAGACGCCCGAAGGTGAAGCCAAGCGTGATGATGAAAATTATTCTTATGTGGCTGCCTGGGGGTATGAGGGAGATAATGTAGCTGAAAAACTGCATAAGGAATCACTCGTATTTGAAAATGTAAAATTGACGCAACGCAGCTATAAATAA
- a CDS encoding succinate dehydrogenase cytochrome b subunit, which translates to MSWFTHALSSTIGRKVIMSLTGLFLVTFLIVHASGNMLLFKNDGGEAFNLYAKFMTSNPLIKIASYILYSGIILHVIYSIILTSKNKSARPVGYKLAHPNENSTWRSRNMGILGTIIFIFLVIHLRSFWYEMHFGDIPVVNYAGVEVSDLYTVVQAAFSQWWYSLIYVLAMIGLGFHLAHGFWSAFQTLGMSHKKYTPFIKTVGVLFAIIVPALFASMPVYFYLQSL; encoded by the coding sequence ATGAGTTGGTTTACACACGCGTTGTCCAGTACCATTGGCAGAAAAGTAATCATGTCTTTAACAGGCCTTTTTTTGGTTACTTTTTTAATCGTCCACGCCTCAGGAAATATGCTATTGTTTAAGAATGATGGAGGAGAAGCTTTCAATTTATATGCGAAGTTTATGACTTCTAATCCCTTGATAAAGATTGCTTCTTACATCTTGTATTCGGGTATTATCCTGCATGTGATTTATTCAATTATCCTTACTTCCAAAAATAAATCAGCCCGTCCTGTGGGTTATAAGTTAGCTCATCCTAACGAAAATAGTACCTGGCGCTCTCGTAACATGGGAATATTAGGCACAATCATTTTTATTTTCCTTGTGATTCATTTGCGTTCTTTCTGGTACGAAATGCATTTTGGAGACATTCCAGTCGTAAATTATGCCGGTGTGGAAGTAAGCGATCTGTATACAGTAGTACAAGCCGCTTTTTCGCAATGGTGGTATTCACTTATCTATGTTTTAGCTATGATAGGGCTTGGTTTTCACCTAGCTCACGGTTTTTGGAGTGCTTTTCAAACTTTAGGAATGAGTCACAAAAAATATACTCCATTTATTAAGACTGTAGGCGTGCTATTTGCCATTATTGTGCCCGCATTATTTGCTTCAATGCCTGTTTACTTTTATCTACAAAGTTTGTGA